The Elaeis guineensis isolate ETL-2024a chromosome 14, EG11, whole genome shotgun sequence genomic sequence tgcagctgtaGGTTGTTACCAATGCCAGGTATAATAATATTGTTCAGAAGTCTGATAATACTCTGGTTAAGATTGACGAATAGGTGAGCTCTAGTATTAGATCATTGCAGTCACTTGCCAAGGGATGTCTGCCTGCAGCTGTAGGTCGTTACCAATACCATGCGTAATAATATTACTTGGAAGTCCAATAATAATGTGATAATACTGCAATGTCTTTTCTTCAGCAGTTTCTATTTTAAAACGCCCGCGAACTCCTCCAACTGTACTCAGTATGACAGACTATCAGAATGCTGAATCCGAACAGCTAATGAAACGTTTGAGACCTGGTGTGCATCCTGTGGATGAGGTAATATTAAtagcttaatattttttttaaaaagaagtaTGGTGCCACAAGTTAGGCATGTTGTATTACCATTACTTCTCACCCTAGGCATCGTGTGTTAGCATAATCTGTCATCGTCtcaagcttttttttttcttgtatgtaTATTACTCATGCCTCCATTCTGATGCAGGTTTCATATCCTGCATCTCATCTGCAAGTTGCATGGTCGCTGGATGACCTGCCAAGGATGGTTGTGTGTACGTTGACTCAAGGATCCAATGTGACTAGCATGGACTTCCATCCTACTCATCTACTCTACTTCTTGGTACAGTGATCTTTCTGATTTTTGATTGCTTGAGTAACTATGAACAAATAACTTCTATATTACATGAAAATTAGTTCTCTCATAACCTGTATCTACAGTGGGTTCTGGGAATGGTGAGGTTACCTTTGGGAAGTCGGTCTGCGAGAGAGGTTAGTGTCAAAGCCGTTCAAAATATGGGAAATGACAGCTTTTTCACCACAATTTCAGGTCCTCATCATACTTCTGCAAAGAACCTTGGATTGAAAAATTAGTATTACTTCCTTTTTTTCTAAAGAAGCCTTTGTAAATTGTATGCTATTTCATTGTTGCTCTATGGTTTTTCACTTCTTGATTGATAGTAAGAACTTAGCTTTAGCAATTGATGTTAGTTGTAATGTTCCATATCTTGATTGACGGTGCAAACTTAAGAACTTCAGCAATTGATATAAGTTATAATATTACACATCTCGCATTGTTTTACAATGAGAATCTTTCATCAAGTTCCCATAGGCAACACACTTTTATTTGCTAATGCTAGTCAGCCCCCAGcacttcccttttttttcttaaaactgCTGGTGCCATGGTGACGGTATGCAGCTGGCATATAtgtgtatttatgtatatacgcatacatacatatgcatcaGTACTGCTCAATTATAAAGATTTTCTTCTATTATGATAGTTAGTTTACAAGACCATTACTGTGTATATTGTAAACTGTGCGGTCCATTTTTTATTATTTGTTCTTTCTGTGAACTTGTATCTTGTTTAGCTACAAGGTTTGTTTTGTGTGGGTTCACTTTTGTGTAGTAATGTGTTATTTGAGTATGGATCTTTAGTTTATATATTTAAATGCATTTAGCTATGAGGTTTGTTTTGTGTGGGTTCACTTTTGTGTAGTAATGTGCTTAGTCGAGCATGGATCTTTAAGTTTATATATTTAAATGCATTCGTATTGAAAATTCTAATATCTGCAATTTTTGTTCCTTGAGCTTGAAAGTATTAGAGCCCAAATGCCATTTTCTTTAGACTGCCACGAAGTTCCATGGATTGTCTGAGATATCAGCATGTTAAATGGGCCATCCTGTCATTACACAGAATAGCTGTGCCACCACCTTAGCATTGTCGAGGACCTGTTGCTGTCACTTTTTCAGCATATCTCCTGATATAGACAATCTGCCACTTGCTTGCTTACTGTTGGTAACCTTGTCAAGTAAAACAGCTCCTTTTGGTTTCGAAAAGCACTTCACTGATGCTCTAGTAGTACCTCCGAATAGTCAGGAAATTGTTTGGCAAGTGGAAGTGTCCCAACTCCCCCCCTTATTAAGATTTATCCTTCATGCTTTTTGACTTTGTCATCCTACAAGTAGTGGTTTTCACTCTTCAGGGACCTTATGCTTCTATTTAGATCAGCTTTAGGGTTAGctccccctttttttcttttgttttgtggaTGGGTGCGGGTTTGGGGGAGGGGGGGATCAGTTCCTGCCCAACTCAGCCTGTTTAACTCCTACTGGATCATTTATTTAGGGTTATCTGCTAATCTGTTGTTGATCTTTTTGTCTGCATTTTTCATGTTTAATTTCAAGCTATTCCTCTCTTTGGGTGCACATTGAAGTGAGATTCAATCGGTAAATGATGTATCTTCAACTGCTTTTGGAAGGATATTGAGGGGTCCATGATGGCACTTGAGTTAACCAGAAGTGCCATCCATTTAGCAAGACTATAGCTTATTTATTATGTCAATGTAGACTTACATGCATGATTAAATCATGGATTTGAACTAACATCCAAGCTTGGGACTAGATAGGTGAACATGTATTTTGCCAAAGGCTAGAAACTCCCCTAGAGGCACAAGTAGGCACAACAATATGGAAAATTAATATGATCCCTGTGACAATTTCCATCAAGGTGATGCTGGTTTAACATTGCTATAGAATTTTATCCTGCTTAAGGGCAGAATAAGTTTACTTCATTAATTGATCAATGACTAATGAGCAAAGTATAAATGTCAAGCTTAAGCACATGAAGAAagtgatagtttttttttttcttctggtgGGGGGGCACATACCGAGTACTGTTgcatgaaattagaagaaatgtGCCTTTGTAGTAGTGTTTTCTAGTAGAGTTGATGATAGTGAAGGATGAGCTGATAAGTAGGCAATATATGTCATGGAAGAGCTGTACCGGGATCAGGATTCAAGTATAGCCTCTGATACACAAAAAGTAACATTCTCTATCTAGAAAATATGAGGCGATAACTGCAATAGAGGCATGTATTGAAGCAGAGATTGATGCATGTATCATGGTTATGCACCAGAACCATCCATTAACGTGCTATGCCAAGTGATCTAATGAGGaagaagctgttgatggttgCTGTATGTCATGGAAGAGTTAAGAGGAAGTGACAGTGCTGAAAGACAATTGTTAACATATTAAAGCAACAATATCTTTTAGCAGCGAACACTTTTGATGaaggtttatttatttatttgcccAAACTTGACATGGGTAATTTGGTGAGGCTTACTAGGTCCAAGGCAATGAGAGTAGCACATGGTGTTGCAAGTAGGGTAGTTAAAAATACCATGACAAGCCTTATGCACTTTAGTCAAGGAAGATAGCAAATTCAGGAAAGGCATAGGGGATTCTTCAGACCGGGTAGGCTTCTAAAGAATGCTCAGTTTCAAACCATATATGTCAAGGGGGTGTCATAAAAGTCATTAATGCTTGGTGCTTTGAgatgtgccataaaaatcattAAATGCTCGGTACTCTTTCTTTGAAAGACTATCAACCTGGAGCAATCCTAGATATGCAAAAGACATCAGTTGAACTCCAAAATCTTTTAAGGATGGTGGTAGATTAATATGACATGCATGCCAATTGCCAAGTAAATGTAGATCAAGGATTTCCCCTTTTCCTCTCACTCACAAGCACATATCTGCACACTCAGAGGGGAAAAAAACTCAAGACATGATTTCAACATTTCACTAGAAGATAATCAAAACAGCATGTTAGATTCGCTAAAACATGTGTCATTGCAATGGTGCTGAAATTAAAAGAGCAAGTTGAAAGGGCAAAAGTACAACAATTAGTAGCAATACTGCTGATACTGGTTTACTCTAGCAGAAATAGGTGTCAATAGCTAAAGCTTATGCTTGAGAAAGCATGAAATTGGTTCCAAAACTTCAAGGTTATGGTCTTTTTGTACAATGAGAGAAATGATGAGGAAGAAGCAAAATCAATCTCATATTGGGACTTTACAAAATTGGTCATTAGTTGTGATGGTCAGAGGAGGAAGATTTAATGTCAAGTTGGAGCATAAAATATAGAATCCCTTCGAGGATGTATAAAGTAAATCTAAACCAAAAAAAATTCATGTTCTAGTTGCTGTATTTTCTCCTTTGAACCTTGGCACCAGAAACGTTCACCAAAAGATTCATGAGCTGCCCCATCTTACAATTAGATCCATTGGACCCTTGATCTAATTCTATGTATTAAGAACAAAGCCTAGTGTTTTGGCCAAGAGCCAAACAACTTTCTAGCTGTTAGTGCTTTTTAAATTGCAAATTTCTGGAGATCCACTTGTGAAGGTGTATAGGCATAAGAATGATGTAACACTTTAATCAAATTCGTGGAAATCACGGGAAGGCCTCTGATGTCATGTTATTTGTAGAGTCAGGAAAGAGTACAAATTGCATTAATCAATGGCAACAGCACCATTATACACATTTTAATAGTGGTGGTAACTATTATATAGGTTATAGGATATAAAAgtatgtaaatataataaaaagaatgatattgtTCATGCATTGACATTAGCACCTATGTGACTGCAATAGCTCAATAGAACAATAGTAAAGTTTCTAGAGATTTTAAACCGATCCAGGGTGAAGTTTGACTGGTATATAGCAGCCAAACAAATCCTACAGTGCCTTGAAGCATTCTAAGCAGATTTGTTAGCCTGCTGACTTTGTACATTAATGAAATGATCAGATGATGCACATTTCATTGTGTGATCTCCAAGGTTGTTGTCTAGCTTACCATCCATGTGGTTAACAACATAAAATTAATTTGTCATCTCCTATTCTGCTCTAGTATCTAAAGCATGCCGCTTTCAGCTGTTAGTATGGATTTATAGTGGTACTTCCATATGCTGGAGTAATTCAAACTTTATATAAAGTAGCAACTCGTTTAGCTTCTTTTGTAGTTTGTGCGAATAAATAAATGGAAATGTCCAGATATACTTACATTTTTCTACTAATATAGTTcagatggctgatgttgatcttTTACTTGGTCTGTCTTTTTTCATTTATATTTAAACAGAGTGCCATTGTGAAAGACTCTTCCATATCCATTACTCGAGTTACTTGGAGTCCAGATGGAAGTCTGATAGGCAAGTGTTTCTCTTGGAGAGTGTCAAGTTATTCTAGTACTTGTTAGATGCCTTAATGTTGATTTTGTGGCTTCAGGGGTTGCGTTTACAAAACACTTGGTTCACCTACATGCATATCAAGCGCCTAATGATCTACGCGAAGTTATAGAGGTTAGTTGCAACTTCTTGTTGCCTGTCTAAAGATGGAATGAAAGTGGCTTTTACAATCCCTTTTGTTAGCAGATTGATGCTCATGTTGGAGGAGTTAATGACATTGCATTCTCTCACCCAAACAAACAACTTTGTGTGGTGACTTGTGGAGATGATAAGCTGATAAAGGTTTGAGCTGGCAAAACCTCTCTTTGTTTATGTGGGCTTTAATTCTCATTGCACATTCTCTGATTGGGATTTGTATGCGTTATAGGTCTGGGATTTGAATGGACAGCAGCTGTATGCCTTCGAAGGACATGAGGCACCTGTGTATTCTGTATGCCCCCACCACAAGGAGAACATTCAGGTATTTATTGCCAGCAACACCTAGCCAAATTTTGAAGGAAAATTTAGAATTTGTGCTTTTCAGATAAATGATGACATCACTTTTCATTCTGCATAGCAGCTGTATTTTTcttctgaaaaattaaaatataattaataaggATGGTGAGGTATCTCTATTGGCTGAAATACTTAGCTGGAAATACAAATATTTAACATGTTATTACTGTTGAAAAGTATGGAACACTAGCTTTTAAATTATGAGCATTCCCTATTTGGGCAAAACCTTCTCCTTTTCCTATCCCTCCTGGCAACTGTTTTTCATGAAAGCCTTACCCTTTCTGGATCTATATCTCTCTACCCCTCTGTACAAATTATAGTATTCTAGGAACTTCTGATTATGTATAGATTATTTCCATTAGGGGCTATTGCATGGGTGGATTTTACctggaaagaattgattttgtagTGGTGACTCTTGATTTGTAGTCTTTTCATCCTTTCAAATTTGAGCTTCTTGAGCTTGCTTCAATCATCTCTATATTATGCTAATAGGAGTATCTCTTTGCCAATCAAGTAAGACCATTCCCAAAAGAAAGGATGaaatgaagaaagaaagaagaagcctCAATTTAATTGGACTACATAGTAGAAATAAGAAAAGTTAAACACTTAAATGGTCTGGTGAAAATAGCCAGTTCTACTGCATCTATAGTGGCAAGTCTGATGATTTAACTCATCTGGATCTGTTGTAACTAACCAACAAATAAACATCACAAGAATCTTCTAACTGGTACAGTTTCAGTTCACGATATATATGAAGTATAAACTTTGAAGTATgatgttcagatttttttttttttttttttttttgcagttgttttttttcccctttttgacTTTCTAGTTTGCAACTTTGCCTATTTGGAAAGTGaactctggattttttttttcttttaaattcatTTTGATTACATCTGCGAATAACCAAAATAAGTAACTAAATATGTAAGGGCAGAATGGGCTAGCAGTTAAAATGTTAAACCCTTGGTGGGTATCCTTGGCTAAATAAAGAGGGATTCCTGGATGCATGACTGGTTCAAATTATTTCTGAATTGAAGGTTTCTGAGATCTTTCTTTAGATTTGTTAGCATCCTCAGCAGTTTTGTGCTGGCATGCCAGCACGTAAAATAAGTCTCTTTTTCAATCTGGATAGATGCCTTTTTGACAACTCTGTTCTTTTTTTGACTTTGTAGTTCATCTTCTCGACTTCTCTAGATGGGAAAATAAAGGCATGGCTATATGACAACATGGGCTCTAGGGTTGATTATGACGCTCCTGGGCATTGGTGTACTACGATGCTCTATAGTGCTGATGGAAGTAGGTAAGACAAGTAATATTAGGAATTCTGCAATTAAATTTGATAATGTGTCCTTGTAAATATACAACTGCAGTTTTCATTCAATAATTAACACATTGCCTATCTGTATCTATTACACTGTAGATTATTCTCATGTGGAACTAGTAAGGATGGGGAGTCTTTCCTGGTTGAGTGGAATGAAAGTGAAGGAGCAATAAAGAGGACATATTCTGGTTTCCGAAAAAGATCAACAGGGGTTGTTCAGTTTGATACTGCCCAGAATCACTTTTTGGCTGCTGGTGAAGATAACCAGATAAAATTTTGGGATGTGGACAATATTAACGTGCTTACCAGCACAGATGCTGATGGTGGACTTCCGGTCAGTCTTTACACActcacaccacacacacacacatatagaattggattttttttaattaactctTATAATGTGGTACATCAATTACTACAGAGTCTTCCACGTTTGAGATTCAACAAGGAAGGAAATCTTCTTGCTGTTAATACAGTTGATAATAGTTTTAAGATACTTGCTAATGCGGATGGCCTTAAATCCCTGCGAGCTCTTGGAAGCCGACCTTTTGAAGCATTTAGAGCTCCATATGAAGCTAATCCTATCAAGGTTAGAACTTAGAACTGATCTTATAATATGAGATTTACGATGGCTTTCTGACCTTCAAATTTCTTAATCAGGTTGGCACCCCTGTGGCTGCGAGCATCTCTCCAAACATCAGTAGAGTTGATCGCTTAGACAGAAACTCACCTGCAAAGCCATCTCCCATTCTTGTATGTTTAATAAGAGAGTAAAAAATTTAAGGTCTTATGGGATTGTTGCTTTTGCTTTCTTGGCTGGGCATATCTTTTATGTGAAATCAGTATAAAGGATCGTCTTATTTGCATATGTTGTCATTTTAGTTTTCACAGTCATTTGCATTCCTTTattgttttaattttttaattcaatctTTTTTCCTCCTGCTTATTGTACATTGTGCACACCATTATTATGGTATGTTGGACTGCTTACACTTAGATTCTTGTGAACAGTTCAAACTTGGCTTATTAGTCATCTGTCAAGCTCATTCATTCAAAAACTAAGTGACTCAAGCTGCACTTTGGGGCACAGCTTAATTATAAACAAGTTGATTCTGAGTACACTCTGATTTGCAAAACTAGGTATATGCTCAGGCTTACTATAGTAGAGCTGAACATCTAGGGCGTATGTTGGTTTGAACCCTGATTTCAGCTCAAAAGCCTTGTTGACATTGCTGGGCCAAGGCCAAACAGCCCTAAGCTTGGTTTGTTGGTGTTCCTAGTGGTATGTTTTTGTCACTTTGGTCTCAACATGTTGATCCATTCCCCCATTGATAAAACCCAACTTGGAGCAATACACTCATTCGATGCACATTGGTAgctttatatacatatatgtatgtatgtacatgtttTGCCTTTATATACAATTCTGCCCTATAGACATGTATGTGCATATATAAAAAATCTCTAAAGTGAAAATACAAATGAAAATAAGGAGCTGCATATTATGTGCTACTTTTCCTTTGATTTCTGGCCAAGGCCAAGCCCTCTAGATGGAAAAATATCTTTGCATCCAGTATTCTCCATGTTAGGTCTCCTCAATGGGCCCTACACTACTGCAaccatttattaaaaaattgCAATGTACAATATCTGTTCCATAAATATTGTAATTAAATTTTGTTAAATCTACCAATGGGATGCATTCTTTTGGCCTAAGCGTATCCGTGTATGTTAGGCATATGCACACTTCTTTTTGGCTTTTCTTCCCCTGTTTTGGGAGAGGGGGGAAGGGTAATGACATGAATTTTCTTACTTACAGTTTCATGCTTTTTGTAGAATGGAGGTGATCCATCATCTAGGAGTATAGATAAGCCAAGAATTTCAGAAGAATTGCCTGATAAGACTAAGCCATGGGAATTGGCTGAAATTCTGAATCCAAAACAATGTCGAGTTGTTACCATGCCAGAGAGCACAGATTCTGCTGGCAAGGTGCTAAttgttttatgtttatttgtatCTCATGCTGACAGAGTTCTAAATCTAGGGTTCTGTTGGTTTAACAATTACACTTTCATATGCACAGGTTGCAAGACTGCTTTACACAAACTCTGGGGTTGGCTTGTTAGCACTAGGGTCCAACGGTGTTCAGAGGCTGTGGAAGTGGAGCCGTAGTGAGCAGAATCCAAGTGGCAAGGTAATTTGCTAACATTTGACTCTTTTTTTGTATTATATACTCAAAATATTTCTATAAACAAATATGGTGTACTAAGTCTGCTGTGGGTTACAGGCCACGGCCAGTTTTGTGCCACAGCATTGGCAACCAAACAGTGGTCTTCTTATGACTAATGATGTGCCAGATACGAACCCTGAAGAAGCAGTCCCTTGTATTGCACTCTCAAAGAATGATTCATATGTAATGTCTGCATGTGGTGGGAAGGTTTCATTATTTAACATGATGACATTTAAGGTAAATTGGCAATGTCTATGCCGTGGATTATATGCAAACATCATTAATGTTAAGCATTTTCTAACTAGGCAATGAATTTATACTCTTGCAGGTAATGACAACATTCATGCCACCCCCACCAGCATCTACATTTTTAGCTTTCCACCCACAGGACAATAACATAATAGCAATTGGAATGGAAGATTCAACCATTCACATATACAATGTGAGAGTGGATGAGGTGATTTTCCTTAACCTATGACAATTTTGCTGTTGTTCTTATTGCTGTCGGTAATAATTTTCTTTTGCCTACTTCCATTAGGTTAAAACAAAGCTGAAAGGTCATCAGAAACGCATAACTGGTTTAGCATTCTCCAACAATCTTAATATACTTGTATCATCAGGTGCTGATGCACAGGTTAGTAACAACAACAGTTTCTTGCAGTCTGTCTATCTTGAAATATGGCCTGAAATATCTGAAAATTGTACTTCATATGAATTTCGTGTTCTATGAATGGCAGTGCATCGCATACACATGCACAGGTAGATATATGTATGTactatgtatatatttatgtaaCAATAACATAATTGAGATCTCATGGAATGATGAAACCTCTTATTTATGAATTCATCAACTTTCAGGGAAAAGGGCTGGGGAATTAAAAGATCTTAGATGACTTTGTAGATTAGCAGGGAGAGAATCTATGTgaaattgcttttttttttttgaaaaaaataaaggaaaaagaaCTAGAGAGCTGGCCTGAAGAATAAACTATTAAATTGCAGTAGACTGTGCATCAAACACTGAGATGGTGTCTCGTAAGAATGGATTTGCTACAGGGAATGGTGTTTTGGAATGATTTGTTAAAATGTATATACAGACAAGAGTGCAACTGTGTGGGGAGCAAATGGAACTTGATTTTTATTTGCTCCGTCGTTCCATGGTTTTTGCTTCTCCTGCTGTTGTGGTATAGGCTTCGAAAGTGCTAATCACCTAGGTTGTTAGCCCTCCAACATAACACTTGGGTATGAATACATGATTAAATAGCATTTGCATTATAATATGTTGTACACCAGCATGCTTtggtatatctaattttatactgGCTTCTAAAATCTTTCCCAATATTTGTTCATCTTTTGATAGAGTTTGAACTGTGACGGTTCCATCGAGTCCCATGTCTCAGACGGTTTATGTTGCCATTAGGACTTGTTCTTTTTTGGATAAATATCATGGAAAATCAGATAACTTTTTCATTAACCAACTTACCCATGTTCTCATACTTTTCAAGATGGGTATGTTACTTTTCTTG encodes the following:
- the LOC105057439 gene encoding LOW QUALITY PROTEIN: protein TPR1 (The sequence of the model RefSeq protein was modified relative to this genomic sequence to represent the inferred CDS: inserted 2 bases in 2 codons), producing the protein MSSLSRELVFLILQFLDEEKFKESVHKLEQESGFFFNMKYLEEKALAGEWDEVERYLSGFTKVDDNRYSMKIFFEIRKQKYLEALDRHDRAKAVEILVKDLKVFSTFNEELYKEITQLLTLDNFRENEQLSKYGDTKSARSIMLIELKKLIEANPLFREKLVFPTLKASRLRTLINQSLNWQHQLCKNPRPNPDIKTLFTDHTCAPPNGARASPVSVPLAAVPKAAATYTHLGFIRYTFQPPAAAANANALAGWMANAAASSTVQSAVVTASSIPVPQNQVSILKRPRTPPTVLSMTDYQNAESEQLMKRLRPGVHPVDEVSYPASHLQVAWSLDDLPRMVVCTLTQGSNVTSMDFHPTHXTLLLVGSGNGEVTXWEVGLRERLVSKPFKIWEMTAFSPQFQSAIVKDSSISITRVTWSPDGSLIGVAFTKHLVHLHAYQAPNDLREVIEIDAHVGGVNDIAFSHPNKQLCVVTCGDDKLIKVWDLNGQQLYAFEGHEAPVYSVCPHHKENIQFIFSTSLDGKIKAWLYDNMGSRVDYDAPGHWCTTMLYSADGSRLFSCGTSKDGESFLVEWNESEGAIKRTYSGFRKRSTGVVQFDTAQNHFLAAGEDNQIKFWDVDNINVLTSTDADGGLPSLPRLRFNKEGNLLAVNTVDNSFKILANADGLKSLRALGSRPFEAFRAPYEANPIKVGTPVAASISPNISRVDRLDRNSPAKPSPILNGGDPSSRSIDKPRISEELPDKTKPWELAEILNPKQCRVVTMPESTDSAGKVARLLYTNSGVGLLALGSNGVQRLWKWSRSEQNPSGKATASFVPQHWQPNSGLLMTNDVPDTNPEEAVPCIALSKNDSYVMSACGGKVSLFNMMTFKVMTTFMPPPPASTFLAFHPQDNNIIAIGMEDSTIHIYNVRVDEVKTKLKGHQKRITGLAFSNNLNILVSSGADAQLCVWNTETWEKKKSIAIQLSSGKAPAGDTRVQFNSDQTRLLVVHETQLAIYDASKIERIHQWLPQESLSAPISYASYSCNSQLVYASFWDGSIGVFDADYLRLRCRIGPSAYMSPANANSNPPVHPLVVAAHPQEPNQLAVGLTDGAVKVIEPLESEGKWGAPLPVENGVPNGRTPASSAACNTAADQLQR